A region from the Halosolutus gelatinilyticus genome encodes:
- a CDS encoding zinc-dependent alcohol dehydrogenase, producing MRALCWHGERDVRVDEVPEPEIVNPTDAIIEVTATAICGSDLHLYNDRVPSMREGDVIGHEPMGEVVEVGDEVDTLEVGDRVVVPFTISCGSCWFCEQGLYSLCDNSNPNAELARKLMGHSPAGLYGYSHMMGGYAGAQAEYLRVPYADVGPITIESNLPDEQVLFLSDIFPTGYMAAENADIEENDTVAVWGCGPVGQFAIQSAQMLGAERVIAIDRIPERLDMARSHGDAEVIDYEEEDVYDRLMELTGSRGPDRCIDAVGTDAHGTGFAGTSDRVKQEVRLQDDRPYVLREAIKCCRKGGTISVPGVYVGRANLPIGPLMNKGLTVKTGQTHVQRYLDSLLGMIEEGQIDPSFVVTHQAGLEEGPELYEKFNDKEDGCIKAILTP from the coding sequence ATGAGGGCACTCTGCTGGCACGGCGAGCGGGACGTCCGCGTCGACGAGGTCCCCGAGCCGGAGATCGTCAATCCGACCGACGCGATCATCGAGGTGACGGCCACGGCGATCTGCGGCTCCGATCTGCACCTCTACAACGACCGCGTGCCGTCGATGCGGGAGGGTGACGTGATCGGTCACGAACCGATGGGCGAAGTGGTCGAGGTTGGCGACGAGGTCGACACCCTCGAGGTCGGCGATCGCGTCGTCGTGCCCTTCACGATCAGCTGCGGTTCGTGCTGGTTCTGCGAGCAGGGACTGTATTCGCTCTGCGATAACTCGAACCCGAACGCCGAACTGGCCCGGAAGCTCATGGGCCACTCGCCGGCCGGCCTGTACGGCTACTCCCACATGATGGGCGGCTACGCCGGCGCGCAGGCGGAGTACCTGCGGGTTCCGTACGCCGACGTCGGGCCGATCACGATCGAATCGAACCTACCCGACGAACAGGTGCTCTTCCTCTCCGACATCTTCCCGACGGGGTACATGGCGGCCGAAAACGCCGACATCGAGGAGAACGATACGGTCGCCGTCTGGGGCTGCGGTCCGGTCGGCCAGTTCGCGATCCAGAGCGCCCAGATGCTCGGCGCCGAGCGCGTGATCGCGATCGACCGCATCCCGGAACGGCTGGACATGGCCCGGAGCCACGGCGACGCGGAGGTCATCGACTACGAGGAGGAAGACGTCTACGATCGGCTGATGGAACTCACCGGCAGCCGCGGCCCCGATCGGTGTATCGACGCCGTCGGCACGGACGCCCACGGCACCGGGTTCGCCGGCACCTCCGATCGGGTGAAACAGGAGGTGCGACTGCAGGACGATCGGCCGTACGTGCTCCGCGAGGCGATCAAGTGCTGCCGAAAGGGCGGCACGATCTCGGTCCCCGGCGTCTACGTCGGCCGCGCGAACCTCCCGATCGGGCCACTGATGAACAAGGGCCTGACGGTGAAGACGGGCCAGACGCACGTCCAGCGCTACCTCGATTCGCTCCTCGGGATGATCGAGGAAGGACAGATCGACCCCTCGTTCGTCGTCACGCACCAGGCCGGACTGGAGGAGGGGCCGGAACTGTACGAGAAATTCAACGACAAGGAAGACGGCTGTATCAAGGCGATACTGACGCCCTGA